Part of the Paenibacillus guangzhouensis genome is shown below.
TGCTGATACCTACCGTGATAGTTCAGCATCAGCGATTGTAGCAGCCGGACTGGTGGAGCTTATCTCCCATTTGGATGGTGCTGACCCAGATCGTCTCTATTTCGAACAGATGCTGGCCAAGAGTATGCAGTCGCTGATTAACAACTATGCTACAATCGGTGACGATGCAGCAGAAGGGTTACTTAAGCATGGCTCATACTATGTCCATGGTGGTTTGTCTCCTGATGATTATATGATTTGGGGCGATTATTACTATTTGGAAGCGCTGATGCGTCTTGTACGCGGTATTCCTGGCTATTGGTATGAGCGCAAGTAGAAATGCGAAGATAAAGTGAAGGGAAGCGACATTAACATCATGTTCAATCTAACCTATTACAAACGAATGTTGCTTTCCTTCATGCTTTTTATTATCGTGCCGATTGGTTCCATATCGGTGCTTTCTTTTTATGTAGTGAAGGAAACGATGATGGATAAGTTTCAAGCAACGAACGAAAATATGTTGAACGTCATCGGTACAGAATTTAGCAAAACGATCGATGATTCTACGTTCGCTTCCCAATTTATTGTGAACGATGCAGGCTTCAATAATTACTTACGTCAATTTGCTGATACGAAGCGCTTAAGCAGCTATGAGGATTATGAAAATTTCATGCAAATCAAAGCCGTATTTTCGCTTATAAATTCTACAACGCTGACTCCGTCGGCACAGATGTACTTAATTAATCGCCAGCAGTTTATTATTCCTTCAGGAGAGGATACGCCGGATAAAGTAGCAGCACATCTACCTGAGTTGTATAGCAAAATTAATTTACAGCAGCCAGAACGGTTGCAGTGGTTAGGACTATTCGGCGATGAAAAAGCAAGTAAATATTATATCGCTCGCGTCATACAAGATCACGTCAGTAAACAGTATATGGCCGTGCTATTGATTGGGATTGAACAGTCTTATTTCCAAAATGTATTAAAGTCCGTTCAGTTTGGGGATGTTGCCCTCTTGGATGTTAACGGTAACAGGCTAGCTGGTTCAACCCAATTGCATGCAGCAGGGACAAATCAGACGGACAATCCATTGCGTTCGGAAGTCGTGCTGAACAAGTACGGGTGGAAGCTTGTGTACGAGATGAGCAACAACGTGTTTATGGGTATCATTTTAAGGACATTTTATTTGGGTCTTGCTGAAGTCATACTCGTTGTCTTTGTATTTTCTTTGTTTGCACTGCTGATCTCCAAACGATTGCATCGCCCAATTGGGCAATTACAACAGGTTACAAGACAATTTGGTAACGGTAAGCTAGATGTCAGGCTGCAAGTGAAGGGAAAGGATGAGCTTGCTGCGGTTAGCAAGACGATTAACTTGATGTTAGATCGGCTAGAGCAGTCCATTTATGAGATGGAGCAGCAACAAGAGAAGAAACGCGTGATGGAGCTGGAGGCGTTGTTTATGCAAATTCGGCCCCACTTTCTGCTCAATACACTCAATTCGATCAAGTGCAGCTTAATGCTGAAGCATGATCGATTGCATAGTGGCATGATCGACTCGTTAATGAGCCTATTACGTGCCTATATGAAATTCAATACACCAGCAACACTACAAGAAGAATGTAAGTTAATGACTCACTATATTGATATTATGAAAATGCGTAGTGATATTTCGATACAACTGCAAATCGATGTAGAGCCACCATTACAATCCCTTAAGTTTCCCAAGTTATTACTGCAACCGTTAGTTGAAAATGCCATTATTCATGGTTTTGTTGACGCTGATGCTGATATAGATATAGATACAGTTATAGATTTAGAGGGCAATGATATTAGGCGCCAGCAATCTCAAATTTGGATTTCAGTCTTTCAAGACTCGGATCAAATCGTCATTGAGGTTGCCGATAACGGAGTAGGTATGGATGAGTCCATGTTGCAACGGCTGAATGAAAATGTGTTAAATTGCAGTGATGAACCAGATCCGAATTATAAACGGGTCGGATTGATTAATGTAGCTCAACGCTTGAAACTATCATTCGGTTTAGAGGCTAAGCTTTCTTTTGCTCATAACAGTTATGGCGGTGTAACTGCACGGATGCAGATTCCAGTGACAGCAAGTGAGGTGACAATCAGTGGTATACAAAGTGATGCTTATTGATGATGATGTGCCAATGCTCAAATTATTGCGGCAGATGATTGATTGGGAACAATTACAGCTAAAAGTTGTAGCTTCCACCTATTCTAGTGAAAAAGCGCTATACCTGTTTCAGCAGACCGCTCCAGATATTGTCGTGACGGATATTGGCCTACCGCAGATGAATGGAATTGAGCTCGCAGAACAGTTTCGCCGCATCAAACCCGATGTGCGCATCATCTTCATTACCTGTCATGAAGATTTCAACTACGCGCAGCAGGCACTTAAGCTTCAGGCTGACGATTATTTAATTAAAGATCAGTTAACATCAGAGCAGTTGCAACAAAGTTTGTTGAAGTTGGTACGTTCACTGCA
Proteins encoded:
- a CDS encoding sensor histidine kinase translates to MFNLTYYKRMLLSFMLFIIVPIGSISVLSFYVVKETMMDKFQATNENMLNVIGTEFSKTIDDSTFASQFIVNDAGFNNYLRQFADTKRLSSYEDYENFMQIKAVFSLINSTTLTPSAQMYLINRQQFIIPSGEDTPDKVAAHLPELYSKINLQQPERLQWLGLFGDEKASKYYIARVIQDHVSKQYMAVLLIGIEQSYFQNVLKSVQFGDVALLDVNGNRLAGSTQLHAAGTNQTDNPLRSEVVLNKYGWKLVYEMSNNVFMGIILRTFYLGLAEVILVVFVFSLFALLISKRLHRPIGQLQQVTRQFGNGKLDVRLQVKGKDELAAVSKTINLMLDRLEQSIYEMEQQQEKKRVMELEALFMQIRPHFLLNTLNSIKCSLMLKHDRLHSGMIDSLMSLLRAYMKFNTPATLQEECKLMTHYIDIMKMRSDISIQLQIDVEPPLQSLKFPKLLLQPLVENAIIHGFVDADADIDIDTVIDLEGNDIRRQQSQIWISVFQDSDQIVIEVADNGVGMDESMLQRLNENVLNCSDEPDPNYKRVGLINVAQRLKLSFGLEAKLSFAHNSYGGVTARMQIPVTASEVTISGIQSDAY